A genome region from Pseudorca crassidens isolate mPseCra1 chromosome 20, mPseCra1.hap1, whole genome shotgun sequence includes the following:
- the RPS19 gene encoding small ribosomal subunit protein eS19: protein MPGVTVKDVNQQEFVRALAAFLKKSGKLKVPEWVDTVKLAKHKELAPYDENWFYTRAASTARHLYLRGGAGVGSMTKIYGGRQRNGVMPSHFSRGSKSVARRVLQALEGLKMVEKDQDGGRKLTPQGQRDLDRIAGQVAAANKKH, encoded by the exons ATGCCTGGAGTTACTGTAAAGGACGTGAACCAGCAGGAGTTCGTCAGAGCTCTGGCAGCCTTCCTCAAAAA GTCCGGGAAGCTGAAAGTCCCTGAATGGGTGGACACTGTCAAGCTGGCCAAGCATAAAGAGCTCGCTCCCTATGATGAGAATTGGTTCTACACACGAGCTG CTTCCACAGCACGGCATCTGTACCTCCGGGGCGGCGCTGGGGTTGGTTCCATGACCAAGATCTACGGGGGGCGTCAGAGGAATGGTGTCATGCCCAGCCACTTCAGCAGAGGCTCCAAGAGCGTGGCCCGGCGGGTCCTCCAGGCCCTGGAGGGGCTGAAAATGGTGGAAAAGGACCAAGATGG GGGCCGCAAACTAACACCTCAGGGACAGAGAGATCTCGACAGAATCGCTGGACAG GTGGCAGCTGCCAACAAGAAGCATTAG